The proteins below are encoded in one region of Macaca nemestrina isolate mMacNem1 chromosome 10, mMacNem.hap1, whole genome shotgun sequence:
- the LOC105493433 gene encoding ankyrin repeat domain-containing protein 13A isoform X2 — MSSACDASDHYPLHLLVWKNDYRQLEKELQGQNVEAVDPRGRTLLHLAVSLGHLESARVLLRHKADVTKENRQGWTVLHEAVSTGDPEMVYTVLQHRDYHNTSMALEGVPELLQKILEAPDFYVQMKWEFTSWVPLVSRICPNDVCRIWKSGAKLRVDITLLGFENMSWIRGRRSFIFKGEDNWAELMEVNHDDKVVTTEHFDLSQEMERLTLDLMKPKSREVERRLTSPVINTSLDTKNIAFESGFYLNLIFVLMFMDPQHSVPDHGAWSFWRTKSGFWGWRTDKAEVVNGYEAKVYTVNNVNVITKIRTEHLTEEEKKRYKADRNPLESLLGTVEHQFGAQGDLTTECATANNPTAITPDEYFNEEFDLKDRDIGRPKELTIRTQKFKAMLWMCEEFPLSLVEQVIPIIDLMARTSAHFARLRDFIKLEFPPGFPVKIEIPLFHVLNARITFGNVNGCSTAEESVSQNVEGTQADSASHITNFEVDQSVFEIPESYYVQDNGRNVHLQDEDYEIMQFAIQQSLLESSRSQELSGPASNGGISQTNTYDAQYERAIQESLLTSTEGLCPSALSETSRFDNDLQLAMELSAKELEERELRLQEEEAELQQVLQLSLTDK, encoded by the exons AATGTGGAGGCTGTGGACCCACGAGGTCGAACATTACTGCATCTTGCTGTTTCCTTGGGACATTTGGAATCTGCTCGAGTCTTACTCCGACATAAAGCAGATGTGACAAAAGAAAATCGCCAAGGATGGACAG ttttacaTGAGGCTGTGAGCACTGGCGATCCTGAGATGGTATACACAGTTCTTCAACATCGAGACTACCACAACACATCCATGGCCCTTGAGGGAGTTCCTGAGCTGCTCCAGAAAATTCTCGAG GCTCCGGATTTCTATGTGCAGATGAAATGGGAATTCACCAGCTGGG TGCCCTTGGTTTCTAGAATATGCCCGAATGATGTCTGTCGCATCTGGAAAAGTGGTGCCAAACTGCGCGTTGATATCACATTGCTGGGATTTGAAAACATGAGCTGGATAAGAGGGAGGCGTAGTTTTATATTTAAGGGAGAAG ACAACTGGGCAGAGTTGATGGAAGTCAACCACGACGACAAAGTAGTCACCACCGAACACTTCGACCTTTCCCAAGAAATGGAGCGCCTCACTCTGGACTTGATGAAGCCAAAAAGCAGGGAAGTTGAGAGGCGGCTTACAAGCCCAGTCATTAACACCAGCCTCGATACTAAAAATATTGCTTTTGAAAG TGGCTTTTACTTGAATCTTATTTTTGTCTTGATGTTTATGGATCCACAACACTCAGTCCCAGACCACGGAGCTTGGAGTTTCTGGAG AACTAAATCCGGATTCTGGGGCTGGAGGACAGATAAAGCAGAAGTTGTTAATGGTTACGAAGCAAAG GTTTACACAGTAAACAACGTGAATGTGATCACCAAAATACGCACAGAACATCTGAccgaggaggaaaaaaagagatataaag CGGACAGGAACCCGCTGGAATCTTTGCTGGGAACTGTGGAACACCAGTTTGGTGCACAAGGG GACCTCACCACGGAATGTGCTACTGCAAACAACCCTACAGCCATCACGCCTGACGAGTACTTCAATGAAGAGTTTGATCTGAAAGACAGGGACATTGGAAGGCCGAAAGAGCTGACGATTAGAACACAGAA GTTTAAAGCAATGCTGTGGATGTGTGAAGAGTTTCCCCTCTCTCTCGTGGAGCAGGTCATTCCCATCATTGACCTAATGGCTCGAACGAGTGCTCATTTTGCAAGACTGAGAGATTTCATCAAATTGGAATTCCCACCTGGATTTCCTGTCAAAATAG aaaTTCCCTTGTTTCATGTCTTAAATGCACGGATTACATTTGGAAATGTTAATGGCTGTAGCACTGCCGAAGAATCTGTATCTCAAAATGTGGAAGGGACCCAGGCTGATtcag CTTCCCACATCACAAACTTTGAGGTTGATCAATCTGTGTTTGAAATTCCCGAATCTTACTATGTTCAAGACAATGGCAGAAATGTGCATTTGCAAGATGAAGATTACGAGATAATGCAGTTTGCCATCCAGCAAAGTCTGCTTGAGTCCAGCAGGAGCCAG GAACTTTCAGGACCAGCTTCGAATGGAGGGATCAGCCAGACAAACACCTATGACGCCCAGTATGAGAG GGCCATCCAGGAGAGCCTCCTCACCAGCACAGAAGGCCTGTGCCCCAGTGCCCTGAGCGAGACAAGCCGTTTTGATAATGACTTGCAGCTGGCCATGGAGCTCTCTGCCAAAGAGCTGGAGGAACGGGAGCTCCGGctccaggaggaagaggctgagctCCAGCAAGTCTTACAGCTGTCACTCACTGACAAATAG
- the LOC105493433 gene encoding ankyrin repeat domain-containing protein 13A isoform X1 yields MSSACDASDHYPLHLLVWKNDYRQLEKELQGQNVEAVDPRGRTLLHLAVSLGHLESARVLLRHKADVTKENRQGWTVLHEAVSTGDPEMVYTVLQHRDYHNTSMALEGVPELLQKILEAPDFYVQMKWEFTSWVPLVSRICPNDVCRIWKSGAKLRVDITLLGFENMSWIRGRRSFIFKGEDNWAELMEVNHDDKVVTTEHFDLSQEMERLTLDLMKPKSREVERRLTSPVINTSLDTKNIAFESGFYLNLIFVLMFMDPQHSVPDHGAWSFWRTKSGFWGWRTDKAEVVNGYEAKVYTVNNVNVITKIRTEHLTEEEKKRYKADRNPLESLLGTVEHQFGAQGQDLTTECATANNPTAITPDEYFNEEFDLKDRDIGRPKELTIRTQKFKAMLWMCEEFPLSLVEQVIPIIDLMARTSAHFARLRDFIKLEFPPGFPVKIEIPLFHVLNARITFGNVNGCSTAEESVSQNVEGTQADSASHITNFEVDQSVFEIPESYYVQDNGRNVHLQDEDYEIMQFAIQQSLLESSRSQELSGPASNGGISQTNTYDAQYERAIQESLLTSTEGLCPSALSETSRFDNDLQLAMELSAKELEERELRLQEEEAELQQVLQLSLTDK; encoded by the exons AATGTGGAGGCTGTGGACCCACGAGGTCGAACATTACTGCATCTTGCTGTTTCCTTGGGACATTTGGAATCTGCTCGAGTCTTACTCCGACATAAAGCAGATGTGACAAAAGAAAATCGCCAAGGATGGACAG ttttacaTGAGGCTGTGAGCACTGGCGATCCTGAGATGGTATACACAGTTCTTCAACATCGAGACTACCACAACACATCCATGGCCCTTGAGGGAGTTCCTGAGCTGCTCCAGAAAATTCTCGAG GCTCCGGATTTCTATGTGCAGATGAAATGGGAATTCACCAGCTGGG TGCCCTTGGTTTCTAGAATATGCCCGAATGATGTCTGTCGCATCTGGAAAAGTGGTGCCAAACTGCGCGTTGATATCACATTGCTGGGATTTGAAAACATGAGCTGGATAAGAGGGAGGCGTAGTTTTATATTTAAGGGAGAAG ACAACTGGGCAGAGTTGATGGAAGTCAACCACGACGACAAAGTAGTCACCACCGAACACTTCGACCTTTCCCAAGAAATGGAGCGCCTCACTCTGGACTTGATGAAGCCAAAAAGCAGGGAAGTTGAGAGGCGGCTTACAAGCCCAGTCATTAACACCAGCCTCGATACTAAAAATATTGCTTTTGAAAG TGGCTTTTACTTGAATCTTATTTTTGTCTTGATGTTTATGGATCCACAACACTCAGTCCCAGACCACGGAGCTTGGAGTTTCTGGAG AACTAAATCCGGATTCTGGGGCTGGAGGACAGATAAAGCAGAAGTTGTTAATGGTTACGAAGCAAAG GTTTACACAGTAAACAACGTGAATGTGATCACCAAAATACGCACAGAACATCTGAccgaggaggaaaaaaagagatataaag CGGACAGGAACCCGCTGGAATCTTTGCTGGGAACTGTGGAACACCAGTTTGGTGCACAAGGG CAGGACCTCACCACGGAATGTGCTACTGCAAACAACCCTACAGCCATCACGCCTGACGAGTACTTCAATGAAGAGTTTGATCTGAAAGACAGGGACATTGGAAGGCCGAAAGAGCTGACGATTAGAACACAGAA GTTTAAAGCAATGCTGTGGATGTGTGAAGAGTTTCCCCTCTCTCTCGTGGAGCAGGTCATTCCCATCATTGACCTAATGGCTCGAACGAGTGCTCATTTTGCAAGACTGAGAGATTTCATCAAATTGGAATTCCCACCTGGATTTCCTGTCAAAATAG aaaTTCCCTTGTTTCATGTCTTAAATGCACGGATTACATTTGGAAATGTTAATGGCTGTAGCACTGCCGAAGAATCTGTATCTCAAAATGTGGAAGGGACCCAGGCTGATtcag CTTCCCACATCACAAACTTTGAGGTTGATCAATCTGTGTTTGAAATTCCCGAATCTTACTATGTTCAAGACAATGGCAGAAATGTGCATTTGCAAGATGAAGATTACGAGATAATGCAGTTTGCCATCCAGCAAAGTCTGCTTGAGTCCAGCAGGAGCCAG GAACTTTCAGGACCAGCTTCGAATGGAGGGATCAGCCAGACAAACACCTATGACGCCCAGTATGAGAG GGCCATCCAGGAGAGCCTCCTCACCAGCACAGAAGGCCTGTGCCCCAGTGCCCTGAGCGAGACAAGCCGTTTTGATAATGACTTGCAGCTGGCCATGGAGCTCTCTGCCAAAGAGCTGGAGGAACGGGAGCTCCGGctccaggaggaagaggctgagctCCAGCAAGTCTTACAGCTGTCACTCACTGACAAATAG
- the LOC105493433 gene encoding ankyrin repeat domain-containing protein 13A isoform X5 produces the protein MSSACDASDHYPLHLLVWKNDYRQLEKELQGQNVEAVDPRGRTLLHLAVSLGHLESARVLLRHKADVTKENRQGWTVLHEAVSTGDPEMVYTVLQHRDYHNTSMALEGVPELLQKILEAPDFYVQMKWEFTSWDNWAELMEVNHDDKVVTTEHFDLSQEMERLTLDLMKPKSREVERRLTSPVINTSLDTKNIAFESGFYLNLIFVLMFMDPQHSVPDHGAWSFWRTKSGFWGWRTDKAEVVNGYEAKVYTVNNVNVITKIRTEHLTEEEKKRYKADRNPLESLLGTVEHQFGAQGQDLTTECATANNPTAITPDEYFNEEFDLKDRDIGRPKELTIRTQKFKAMLWMCEEFPLSLVEQVIPIIDLMARTSAHFARLRDFIKLEFPPGFPVKIEIPLFHVLNARITFGNVNGCSTAEESVSQNVEGTQADSASHITNFEVDQSVFEIPESYYVQDNGRNVHLQDEDYEIMQFAIQQSLLESSRSQELSGPASNGGISQTNTYDAQYERAIQESLLTSTEGLCPSALSETSRFDNDLQLAMELSAKELEERELRLQEEEAELQQVLQLSLTDK, from the exons AATGTGGAGGCTGTGGACCCACGAGGTCGAACATTACTGCATCTTGCTGTTTCCTTGGGACATTTGGAATCTGCTCGAGTCTTACTCCGACATAAAGCAGATGTGACAAAAGAAAATCGCCAAGGATGGACAG ttttacaTGAGGCTGTGAGCACTGGCGATCCTGAGATGGTATACACAGTTCTTCAACATCGAGACTACCACAACACATCCATGGCCCTTGAGGGAGTTCCTGAGCTGCTCCAGAAAATTCTCGAG GCTCCGGATTTCTATGTGCAGATGAAATGGGAATTCACCAGCTGGG ACAACTGGGCAGAGTTGATGGAAGTCAACCACGACGACAAAGTAGTCACCACCGAACACTTCGACCTTTCCCAAGAAATGGAGCGCCTCACTCTGGACTTGATGAAGCCAAAAAGCAGGGAAGTTGAGAGGCGGCTTACAAGCCCAGTCATTAACACCAGCCTCGATACTAAAAATATTGCTTTTGAAAG TGGCTTTTACTTGAATCTTATTTTTGTCTTGATGTTTATGGATCCACAACACTCAGTCCCAGACCACGGAGCTTGGAGTTTCTGGAG AACTAAATCCGGATTCTGGGGCTGGAGGACAGATAAAGCAGAAGTTGTTAATGGTTACGAAGCAAAG GTTTACACAGTAAACAACGTGAATGTGATCACCAAAATACGCACAGAACATCTGAccgaggaggaaaaaaagagatataaag CGGACAGGAACCCGCTGGAATCTTTGCTGGGAACTGTGGAACACCAGTTTGGTGCACAAGGG CAGGACCTCACCACGGAATGTGCTACTGCAAACAACCCTACAGCCATCACGCCTGACGAGTACTTCAATGAAGAGTTTGATCTGAAAGACAGGGACATTGGAAGGCCGAAAGAGCTGACGATTAGAACACAGAA GTTTAAAGCAATGCTGTGGATGTGTGAAGAGTTTCCCCTCTCTCTCGTGGAGCAGGTCATTCCCATCATTGACCTAATGGCTCGAACGAGTGCTCATTTTGCAAGACTGAGAGATTTCATCAAATTGGAATTCCCACCTGGATTTCCTGTCAAAATAG aaaTTCCCTTGTTTCATGTCTTAAATGCACGGATTACATTTGGAAATGTTAATGGCTGTAGCACTGCCGAAGAATCTGTATCTCAAAATGTGGAAGGGACCCAGGCTGATtcag CTTCCCACATCACAAACTTTGAGGTTGATCAATCTGTGTTTGAAATTCCCGAATCTTACTATGTTCAAGACAATGGCAGAAATGTGCATTTGCAAGATGAAGATTACGAGATAATGCAGTTTGCCATCCAGCAAAGTCTGCTTGAGTCCAGCAGGAGCCAG GAACTTTCAGGACCAGCTTCGAATGGAGGGATCAGCCAGACAAACACCTATGACGCCCAGTATGAGAG GGCCATCCAGGAGAGCCTCCTCACCAGCACAGAAGGCCTGTGCCCCAGTGCCCTGAGCGAGACAAGCCGTTTTGATAATGACTTGCAGCTGGCCATGGAGCTCTCTGCCAAAGAGCTGGAGGAACGGGAGCTCCGGctccaggaggaagaggctgagctCCAGCAAGTCTTACAGCTGTCACTCACTGACAAATAG
- the LOC105493433 gene encoding ankyrin repeat domain-containing protein 13A isoform X3 → MSSACDASDHYPLHLLVWKNDYRQLEKELQGQNVEAVDPRGRTLLHLAVSLGHLESARVLLRHKADVTKENRQGWTVLHEAVSTGDPEMVYTVLQHRDYHNTSMALEGVPELLQKILEAPDFYVQMKWEFTSWVPLVSRICPNDVCRIWKSGAKLRVDITLLGFENMSWIRGRRSFIFKGEDNWAELMEVNHDDKVVTTEHFDLSQEMERLTLDLMKPKSREVERRLTSPVINTSLDTKNIAFERTKSGFWGWRTDKAEVVNGYEAKVYTVNNVNVITKIRTEHLTEEEKKRYKADRNPLESLLGTVEHQFGAQGQDLTTECATANNPTAITPDEYFNEEFDLKDRDIGRPKELTIRTQKFKAMLWMCEEFPLSLVEQVIPIIDLMARTSAHFARLRDFIKLEFPPGFPVKIEIPLFHVLNARITFGNVNGCSTAEESVSQNVEGTQADSASHITNFEVDQSVFEIPESYYVQDNGRNVHLQDEDYEIMQFAIQQSLLESSRSQELSGPASNGGISQTNTYDAQYERAIQESLLTSTEGLCPSALSETSRFDNDLQLAMELSAKELEERELRLQEEEAELQQVLQLSLTDK, encoded by the exons AATGTGGAGGCTGTGGACCCACGAGGTCGAACATTACTGCATCTTGCTGTTTCCTTGGGACATTTGGAATCTGCTCGAGTCTTACTCCGACATAAAGCAGATGTGACAAAAGAAAATCGCCAAGGATGGACAG ttttacaTGAGGCTGTGAGCACTGGCGATCCTGAGATGGTATACACAGTTCTTCAACATCGAGACTACCACAACACATCCATGGCCCTTGAGGGAGTTCCTGAGCTGCTCCAGAAAATTCTCGAG GCTCCGGATTTCTATGTGCAGATGAAATGGGAATTCACCAGCTGGG TGCCCTTGGTTTCTAGAATATGCCCGAATGATGTCTGTCGCATCTGGAAAAGTGGTGCCAAACTGCGCGTTGATATCACATTGCTGGGATTTGAAAACATGAGCTGGATAAGAGGGAGGCGTAGTTTTATATTTAAGGGAGAAG ACAACTGGGCAGAGTTGATGGAAGTCAACCACGACGACAAAGTAGTCACCACCGAACACTTCGACCTTTCCCAAGAAATGGAGCGCCTCACTCTGGACTTGATGAAGCCAAAAAGCAGGGAAGTTGAGAGGCGGCTTACAAGCCCAGTCATTAACACCAGCCTCGATACTAAAAATATTGCTTTTGAAAG AACTAAATCCGGATTCTGGGGCTGGAGGACAGATAAAGCAGAAGTTGTTAATGGTTACGAAGCAAAG GTTTACACAGTAAACAACGTGAATGTGATCACCAAAATACGCACAGAACATCTGAccgaggaggaaaaaaagagatataaag CGGACAGGAACCCGCTGGAATCTTTGCTGGGAACTGTGGAACACCAGTTTGGTGCACAAGGG CAGGACCTCACCACGGAATGTGCTACTGCAAACAACCCTACAGCCATCACGCCTGACGAGTACTTCAATGAAGAGTTTGATCTGAAAGACAGGGACATTGGAAGGCCGAAAGAGCTGACGATTAGAACACAGAA GTTTAAAGCAATGCTGTGGATGTGTGAAGAGTTTCCCCTCTCTCTCGTGGAGCAGGTCATTCCCATCATTGACCTAATGGCTCGAACGAGTGCTCATTTTGCAAGACTGAGAGATTTCATCAAATTGGAATTCCCACCTGGATTTCCTGTCAAAATAG aaaTTCCCTTGTTTCATGTCTTAAATGCACGGATTACATTTGGAAATGTTAATGGCTGTAGCACTGCCGAAGAATCTGTATCTCAAAATGTGGAAGGGACCCAGGCTGATtcag CTTCCCACATCACAAACTTTGAGGTTGATCAATCTGTGTTTGAAATTCCCGAATCTTACTATGTTCAAGACAATGGCAGAAATGTGCATTTGCAAGATGAAGATTACGAGATAATGCAGTTTGCCATCCAGCAAAGTCTGCTTGAGTCCAGCAGGAGCCAG GAACTTTCAGGACCAGCTTCGAATGGAGGGATCAGCCAGACAAACACCTATGACGCCCAGTATGAGAG GGCCATCCAGGAGAGCCTCCTCACCAGCACAGAAGGCCTGTGCCCCAGTGCCCTGAGCGAGACAAGCCGTTTTGATAATGACTTGCAGCTGGCCATGGAGCTCTCTGCCAAAGAGCTGGAGGAACGGGAGCTCCGGctccaggaggaagaggctgagctCCAGCAAGTCTTACAGCTGTCACTCACTGACAAATAG
- the LOC105493433 gene encoding ankyrin repeat domain-containing protein 13A isoform X4, translating to MSSACDASDHYPLHLLVWKNDYRQLEKELQGQNVEAVDPRGRTLLHLAVSLGHLESARVLLRHKADVTKENRQGWTVLHEAVSTGDPEMVYTVLQHRDYHNTSMALEGVPELLQKILEAPDFYVQMKWEFTSWVPLVSRICPNDVCRIWKSGAKLRVDITLLGFENMSWIRGRRSFIFKGEDNWAELMEVNHDDKVVTTEHFDLSQEMERLTLDLMKPKSREVERRLTSPVINTSLDTKNIAFERTKSGFWGWRTDKAEVVNGYEAKVYTVNNVNVITKIRTEHLTEEEKKRYKADRNPLESLLGTVEHQFGAQGDLTTECATANNPTAITPDEYFNEEFDLKDRDIGRPKELTIRTQKFKAMLWMCEEFPLSLVEQVIPIIDLMARTSAHFARLRDFIKLEFPPGFPVKIEIPLFHVLNARITFGNVNGCSTAEESVSQNVEGTQADSASHITNFEVDQSVFEIPESYYVQDNGRNVHLQDEDYEIMQFAIQQSLLESSRSQELSGPASNGGISQTNTYDAQYERAIQESLLTSTEGLCPSALSETSRFDNDLQLAMELSAKELEERELRLQEEEAELQQVLQLSLTDK from the exons AATGTGGAGGCTGTGGACCCACGAGGTCGAACATTACTGCATCTTGCTGTTTCCTTGGGACATTTGGAATCTGCTCGAGTCTTACTCCGACATAAAGCAGATGTGACAAAAGAAAATCGCCAAGGATGGACAG ttttacaTGAGGCTGTGAGCACTGGCGATCCTGAGATGGTATACACAGTTCTTCAACATCGAGACTACCACAACACATCCATGGCCCTTGAGGGAGTTCCTGAGCTGCTCCAGAAAATTCTCGAG GCTCCGGATTTCTATGTGCAGATGAAATGGGAATTCACCAGCTGGG TGCCCTTGGTTTCTAGAATATGCCCGAATGATGTCTGTCGCATCTGGAAAAGTGGTGCCAAACTGCGCGTTGATATCACATTGCTGGGATTTGAAAACATGAGCTGGATAAGAGGGAGGCGTAGTTTTATATTTAAGGGAGAAG ACAACTGGGCAGAGTTGATGGAAGTCAACCACGACGACAAAGTAGTCACCACCGAACACTTCGACCTTTCCCAAGAAATGGAGCGCCTCACTCTGGACTTGATGAAGCCAAAAAGCAGGGAAGTTGAGAGGCGGCTTACAAGCCCAGTCATTAACACCAGCCTCGATACTAAAAATATTGCTTTTGAAAG AACTAAATCCGGATTCTGGGGCTGGAGGACAGATAAAGCAGAAGTTGTTAATGGTTACGAAGCAAAG GTTTACACAGTAAACAACGTGAATGTGATCACCAAAATACGCACAGAACATCTGAccgaggaggaaaaaaagagatataaag CGGACAGGAACCCGCTGGAATCTTTGCTGGGAACTGTGGAACACCAGTTTGGTGCACAAGGG GACCTCACCACGGAATGTGCTACTGCAAACAACCCTACAGCCATCACGCCTGACGAGTACTTCAATGAAGAGTTTGATCTGAAAGACAGGGACATTGGAAGGCCGAAAGAGCTGACGATTAGAACACAGAA GTTTAAAGCAATGCTGTGGATGTGTGAAGAGTTTCCCCTCTCTCTCGTGGAGCAGGTCATTCCCATCATTGACCTAATGGCTCGAACGAGTGCTCATTTTGCAAGACTGAGAGATTTCATCAAATTGGAATTCCCACCTGGATTTCCTGTCAAAATAG aaaTTCCCTTGTTTCATGTCTTAAATGCACGGATTACATTTGGAAATGTTAATGGCTGTAGCACTGCCGAAGAATCTGTATCTCAAAATGTGGAAGGGACCCAGGCTGATtcag CTTCCCACATCACAAACTTTGAGGTTGATCAATCTGTGTTTGAAATTCCCGAATCTTACTATGTTCAAGACAATGGCAGAAATGTGCATTTGCAAGATGAAGATTACGAGATAATGCAGTTTGCCATCCAGCAAAGTCTGCTTGAGTCCAGCAGGAGCCAG GAACTTTCAGGACCAGCTTCGAATGGAGGGATCAGCCAGACAAACACCTATGACGCCCAGTATGAGAG GGCCATCCAGGAGAGCCTCCTCACCAGCACAGAAGGCCTGTGCCCCAGTGCCCTGAGCGAGACAAGCCGTTTTGATAATGACTTGCAGCTGGCCATGGAGCTCTCTGCCAAAGAGCTGGAGGAACGGGAGCTCCGGctccaggaggaagaggctgagctCCAGCAAGTCTTACAGCTGTCACTCACTGACAAATAG